The genomic stretch GCGTGTCATCGGCCAGCGCTCGCCGGTGGACCTGGCCGCGCAGGGAGCCCCGGGCGGCTCCATCTACGGCTTCCTGCCGCACGGGAAGTTCGGCCCCTTCCGCCGGCCGCGCATCCGCGGCAACACGCCGGGCCTGTTCTTCGCGGGCGGTGGCACGCATCCAGGCGGCGGCGTGCCGCTGGTGATGTTGTCCGGTCGCTTCGCCGCGGAGCTGGCGTCGCAGCACCTCCGGAGGGACGCATGATGCGCCTGGCGAAACTCGCCGCCCTGCCGGACGCGGCGGGCACCTACCGCTGGTTCTATGCGGACGTCACCGCGGGGCCCTACAGCGCGGTGTGCATCTTCATGCTGGGCTCGCTGTTCTCGCCCCGGTACTCGGTGGCGGCGCGGCGGGGCGGACGGCCGCTGGAGCACAGCGCGGTGAACTTCGCGCTGTACCACGAGGGCGTGCGGCGGCTGTGGGTCCTCAGCGAGTACGCGCGCGCGGAGCTGGAGGCCCCGGGCCGGCTGCGTATCGGCCGCTCCACGCTGTCGTACGAGGGGGACGGCACGGTGCGGATGGCCGTGGACGACTGGACGGCGCCGTGGGGTCGGCCCGTGCGCGCGGGCCTGACGCTGGAGCCGATGACGCCCGTGGGCGAGGTGGTGCAGCTCATGCCTGGGCTGCCGCACTACTGGCAGGCGCTGGCGCCTCGTTCGCAGGCACGGCTGGAGGTGTCCTCGCTGGGCATCGAGGCGAGTGGCCTGGGCTACCACGACACCAACCACGGCGGAGAGTTGCTGGGCGCGCGGTTGTCGGGGTGGCACTGGGCTCGCACGCACCGCGAGGACGAGACGGTGGTGGACTACCACCTGCCTGAAGGTGTCGCGCCGCTGCGAGTGGTGGCGGGCGCGCGCGGAGTGCGCTGCGAACGGGGCCCCGCGTTGGTGGAGGCGCGGCCCACCCACATCACCAGCTGGGGCCTGCGCGTGCCGTCACGCCTGCACGCGGGCAACGTGGTGGTGGGACAGCCGAAGCTGCTGGAGTCGTCGCCCTTCTACGCACGGCTGGAGGCGCGCCAGGGGCCTCTGGACTCCCTGGGCGAGGTGGCGGACTTCCGTCGCTTCCACTCGCCCTTCATCCGCTGGATGGCGCATTTCCGCACGCGCATGGGACGGGCGGCATGAGCGCGCTCGTCCTCGCGTCCCTGGTGTGGTGCACCGTGGCCACGGGCTTCAGCGCGGTGGCGTGCGTGCGTCTGTCGCGCGCGCGGGCTGGCGCCGCTCCCCAGCCCGGCGCGCTGCCGCCAGTGTTGCTGCTGCGCCCGGTGGACGCGCCCACGCCTCGAGAGCTGGAGAATCTGGCGCAGTCCATCGACTACGCCGGGCCGTTGGACCAGGTGGTGGTGTCGCCCTACCGTCCCCGGCTCGCCCCGGGCGTGCGGTGGCTTCCCAGCGATCCGTTGACGCCCAACCGGAAGGTGGGACACCTGCTGTATGCGCTGGACGTGTTGCCCGTGGGTGACCGGGTGGTGCTGTCGGTGGACGCGGACGTGGCGGTGACGGGCGCGCTGGTGGAGGGACTGGCCGTGCCGGTGGCCGCGGGCGCCGCACTGAGCACCGCGGCGCCGCTGCCAGTGGGGCCTCGGGACGGCGCGAGCCGGGCCATGGCGGGCCTTCTGCGTTACACACACCACAGCTTCCGGGCCCTGGATGCGATGAGCGCGGGCGCCAAGGCCGTGTGTGGCAAGGCTTTGGGCTTGTCTCCCGT from Myxococcus xanthus encodes the following:
- a CDS encoding carotenoid 1,2-hydratase; translation: MMRLAKLAALPDAAGTYRWFYADVTAGPYSAVCIFMLGSLFSPRYSVAARRGGRPLEHSAVNFALYHEGVRRLWVLSEYARAELEAPGRLRIGRSTLSYEGDGTVRMAVDDWTAPWGRPVRAGLTLEPMTPVGEVVQLMPGLPHYWQALAPRSQARLEVSSLGIEASGLGYHDTNHGGELLGARLSGWHWARTHREDETVVDYHLPEGVAPLRVVAGARGVRCERGPALVEARPTHITSWGLRVPSRLHAGNVVVGQPKLLESSPFYARLEARQGPLDSLGEVADFRRFHSPFIRWMAHFRTRMGRAA
- a CDS encoding glycosyltransferase — its product is MSALVLASLVWCTVATGFSAVACVRLSRARAGAAPQPGALPPVLLLRPVDAPTPRELENLAQSIDYAGPLDQVVVSPYRPRLAPGVRWLPSDPLTPNRKVGHLLYALDVLPVGDRVVLSVDADVAVTGALVEGLAVPVAAGAALSTAAPLPVGPRDGASRAMAGLLRYTHHSFRALDAMSAGAKAVCGKALGLSPVAVESLRRLADHIGEDLELAKCLHAQGLDVVLSSAPAVVPLDAEVPWAAPLSRFTRWMQVLASHRPALYPTVPLLFTPTLPLTVLAAALGSPVLAGSVAGLVAVRTLLSLRLAGLHAPVADAGRAYAVTDWLLGEALLLAAFLRSLWQQGTVTWRGQTYALRPGGQMVRVAPELSGGPG